A region of Helicobacter sp. 12S02232-10 DNA encodes the following proteins:
- the rpmA gene encoding 50S ribosomal protein L27 — protein MAHKKGQGSTQNNRDSAGRRLGIKKFGSQFVRAGNIIIRQRGTKIHPGSNVGIGKDHTIFALVDGIVKFQQKDKNRKKVSVISA, from the coding sequence ATGGCACACAAGAAAGGTCAGGGAAGCACTCAGAATAATCGAGACTCTGCCGGTCGAAGACTGGGAATAAAAAAATTTGGATCACAGTTTGTAAGAGCAGGGAATATCATCATCAGACAAAGAGGTACAAAGATTCATCCTGGCAGTAATGTCGGCATAGGAAAGGATCATACTATTTTTGCTTTAGTTGATGGGATCGTAAAATTCCAACAAAAAGATAAAAATCGAAAGAAAGTTTCTGTCATCTCCGCATAA
- the rplU gene encoding 50S ribosomal protein L21, which translates to MYAVFKNGGKQYKVQEGDIVLLDKMSLEPKSKLELNEVLAISDNDNLKLGTPFIEGAKIEAEVINEGRAKKVVTFKKRRRKDSKTKRGFRRDFTRVRILKIAG; encoded by the coding sequence ATGTATGCAGTTTTCAAGAATGGAGGCAAACAATACAAGGTCCAAGAAGGCGATATTGTCTTGCTTGATAAAATGAGCCTTGAGCCAAAATCAAAATTAGAATTGAACGAAGTTTTAGCTATTTCCGATAATGATAATCTGAAATTGGGAACTCCTTTTATAGAGGGAGCCAAAATTGAAGCAGAAGTTATCAATGAGGGTAGGGCAAAAAAAGTCGTTACATTTAAAAAGAGAAGAAGAAAAGACAGCAAAACCAAAAGAGGTTTTAGACGCGACTTCACTCGAGTAAGAATTTTAAAGATAGCAGGATAA